A window of the Nibribacter ruber genome harbors these coding sequences:
- a CDS encoding sacsin N-terminal ATP-binding-like domain-containing protein, which yields MILLEPEMATSIFKAHHNYYLNVGIETIKQQAGQVEQVSADYQGRVIYELLQNAFDKAEGRILITAKDYCLYIANDGTPFTYQVDFDYKTGTSKRADFQSLCSISTSTKSADTSIGNKGVGFKSAFSIARDNYVQVHTQGEIVQEAGDPSSTNISFRIYDSFKDPEKLPETLNVDIRETLKEQIEAVQKENSGRGVPGFYFPIQEQEQNDYVQSLFQEGFVTIIQIPFTVSKEEEVKKLFSEIKGIHFEFVQLRVSKPLTITFKYEGNESLCFTKKSGTNDGEIAIIKCSLKEDVKVLAAKAGINISNPQIAFYLKPTENSKENAGVLYNYLPTKYPSPFKNVDFHADFHTTVDRTAINFNGNIGEYNKALFRACLELYFSYLNSYNKSEVVPQLKSQFIKEVSFADTVLAPFNWNYLQLHAPWPAFGHVRDILQIGNHNYATGSNFLSSLAKVFFQETRIKTDHDDFFEHTTAFIAYFSREDGQDRKWTNYFYTEFARQLKKKNAAVIYAHDGPGISVSESTELIYREQNEDLQSFVPSFVGLTLINYKVENQELRQALGIREYRDRNEILKHYRQVSPTGRHHGPENQITEEQQRDLLRSISTLMGKTGENILPTHRYNSFITRRNSEDNTTANLADFSLSTVFLKTIPGKYKPAQLCREKDLDLSFLPEMPKGISQKTFLQYLGVSFHTSYRFVDLSIWESLKEGLDYIPALWKGSSGNQEDQLRHSMIVEGIRVVANEKAIPPALINDNEYSFLEKLRIAEFKDDAHSLLIKKYNDFPKEYLQQLVTICQNNLHRQEQIIRLYQKIFEPLAKRLQEYLVIRQNKLEFVHHTDFYIVQNESEFKLAADIPDLDKPVLVYHKSKIDLEAYHLKGKVLKITEAAIVAQNQVDKIEYYRQKLLPKLVYVLLEISQSTLSETDYFEEPEKIAELSKRLQQLRFYEADRLTRDIQIGNICKTVERTFDTNEEALFLSKDLPVHQQAEAIAKGVFNNTRIAKALELIVFHKEEEVLREEYHAQLKIHQDVFKRYWISDYDTRFKAFSKEVLSHFNQEQLAEDSRWHVYNANHQSRFLEDVFRRDCLNELELMIRRKQTEFSDGIFADFNLDIDFNLHHERLAKLCLRLEQADPENSKELQGRLQALFGKMGILEDLERLEADVELAFPEQASKPSFGQLADATREISVLSRIERIYQGLNQHPAKTLSGFQASATVSSSTIPVKSKKLIYKGNSLPATNAEVTGANGEEEVLGYLIRYFLHVERPEDRKQALDEVFKLICTVLGKDEPALEKHRNFYQTCLDYIEDEPALAKALIPFYYLTLHYKFAFTDLVAWYEGQAVLVEVKTTQSPRNNNFRITGSEVNVARSRKNYLIVRVTPNELIFMGNPIYGVLNKIEEIRGENFRIQPYGYTFEFDKQKLLADTSSN from the coding sequence ATGATTCTCCTTGAACCTGAAATGGCAACATCCATATTCAAAGCCCACCACAATTATTATCTAAATGTGGGAATAGAAACCATTAAGCAGCAGGCCGGACAGGTAGAGCAGGTAAGCGCTGATTACCAGGGGAGGGTTATCTATGAGCTTTTACAAAATGCTTTTGATAAAGCTGAAGGCAGAATTCTGATAACAGCTAAAGATTATTGCCTTTACATAGCGAATGATGGAACACCTTTCACCTATCAAGTAGATTTTGATTATAAAACCGGAACTTCAAAAAGAGCCGATTTTCAATCTTTATGCTCTATCTCCACTTCTACAAAATCAGCTGATACCAGCATCGGCAACAAAGGGGTAGGCTTTAAGTCTGCTTTTTCCATTGCCCGGGACAATTATGTACAGGTTCATACTCAAGGTGAAATAGTACAGGAAGCCGGTGATCCTTCGTCTACCAATATCAGCTTCCGTATTTATGACAGCTTTAAAGATCCTGAGAAGTTGCCGGAAACATTAAATGTTGATATCCGGGAAACTTTAAAGGAACAGATAGAGGCGGTACAGAAGGAAAACTCAGGAAGAGGTGTTCCTGGATTCTATTTCCCCATTCAGGAACAAGAGCAGAATGACTACGTTCAATCGCTTTTTCAGGAAGGATTTGTGACTATTATTCAGATCCCATTTACGGTCAGCAAGGAAGAAGAAGTAAAAAAGCTTTTTTCCGAAATAAAAGGAATTCATTTCGAGTTCGTTCAGCTGCGGGTTTCCAAACCACTAACTATAACTTTCAAGTATGAAGGGAATGAAAGCCTCTGTTTTACAAAAAAGTCAGGGACTAATGATGGGGAGATAGCCATTATTAAATGCTCTTTAAAAGAAGACGTAAAAGTCTTAGCGGCAAAAGCTGGCATAAACATCTCTAATCCTCAGATTGCTTTTTATTTAAAGCCGACGGAGAATTCAAAAGAAAATGCCGGTGTATTATATAATTATCTACCAACCAAATACCCTTCTCCTTTCAAGAATGTAGACTTTCATGCTGATTTCCATACGACTGTAGACCGGACAGCAATTAATTTTAATGGCAACATTGGAGAGTATAATAAAGCGTTATTCAGGGCGTGTCTGGAGCTTTACTTTTCCTACTTGAATAGCTACAACAAAAGTGAAGTTGTCCCTCAGCTAAAATCACAATTTATAAAGGAGGTGAGTTTTGCAGATACTGTTCTGGCACCATTTAACTGGAACTATCTGCAATTGCATGCACCTTGGCCAGCATTTGGCCATGTTAGAGACATTCTGCAAATCGGGAATCATAATTATGCCACCGGGAGTAATTTCCTGAGTTCCTTAGCGAAAGTATTTTTCCAAGAGACCAGGATTAAAACAGACCATGATGATTTCTTTGAACATACCACCGCTTTCATTGCGTATTTCAGCCGGGAGGATGGTCAGGACAGGAAATGGACGAATTACTTCTATACTGAATTCGCCCGGCAACTTAAAAAGAAAAATGCAGCCGTTATCTATGCTCATGATGGTCCAGGAATATCGGTTTCTGAAAGTACTGAGTTAATCTATCGTGAACAGAATGAAGACTTGCAATCTTTTGTGCCTTCTTTCGTCGGATTGACCCTTATAAATTACAAGGTTGAAAATCAAGAATTAAGGCAGGCTTTAGGAATCAGAGAGTATAGGGATAGAAATGAAATCCTGAAACATTACCGGCAGGTTTCTCCTACCGGGCGGCACCATGGCCCTGAAAATCAAATAACAGAAGAACAACAGCGGGACTTACTTAGAAGCATTAGTACGTTGATGGGCAAAACAGGAGAAAATATTCTGCCTACCCACCGGTACAATAGCTTTATCACGCGCAGAAACAGCGAAGACAACACAACGGCCAATCTGGCTGACTTTAGTTTATCTACAGTATTTCTGAAAACTATTCCAGGCAAGTATAAGCCCGCCCAGCTTTGCAGAGAGAAAGATCTGGACCTTTCTTTTCTTCCGGAGATGCCAAAAGGAATTAGCCAGAAGACCTTCCTTCAGTATTTAGGGGTATCCTTCCATACTTCTTACCGATTTGTTGATCTGTCTATCTGGGAGTCATTGAAAGAAGGTCTGGATTATATTCCTGCGTTATGGAAAGGGAGCAGTGGCAATCAGGAGGATCAGTTAAGACACTCTATGATTGTTGAAGGCATCAGAGTGGTAGCAAATGAAAAAGCCATACCTCCGGCCCTGATCAATGACAATGAGTATTCTTTTCTGGAAAAGCTGAGAATAGCTGAATTCAAAGATGATGCTCATTCACTACTGATCAAGAAGTACAATGACTTCCCAAAGGAATATCTCCAACAACTGGTGACTATCTGCCAGAATAATCTGCACCGGCAAGAACAGATTATCCGTCTTTACCAGAAAATATTCGAGCCATTAGCCAAAAGACTTCAGGAGTATCTGGTAATCCGGCAGAACAAACTGGAATTTGTTCATCATACAGATTTTTATATTGTACAGAATGAGAGTGAATTTAAGTTGGCAGCAGACATTCCTGATCTGGACAAGCCAGTACTGGTCTATCATAAAAGCAAAATTGATCTGGAAGCTTATCATCTTAAAGGTAAGGTTCTGAAAATTACGGAAGCGGCTATTGTGGCCCAAAATCAGGTAGATAAAATTGAATACTACCGTCAGAAGCTTTTACCCAAATTAGTGTATGTCTTGTTAGAAATCAGCCAGTCAACTTTATCTGAAACAGATTACTTTGAAGAACCAGAAAAAATTGCAGAACTGTCCAAAAGATTGCAACAGCTCAGGTTCTATGAAGCAGACAGACTGACCAGAGATATTCAGATAGGGAACATCTGTAAAACAGTAGAAAGAACTTTTGACACTAATGAAGAGGCATTATTTCTTTCTAAAGATCTACCTGTTCACCAGCAAGCCGAAGCTATTGCAAAAGGCGTTTTCAATAATACCCGGATAGCAAAAGCATTAGAACTCATTGTCTTTCATAAAGAGGAAGAGGTACTGAGAGAAGAGTATCATGCGCAACTCAAAATACATCAGGATGTATTTAAACGGTATTGGATCAGTGATTATGACACCAGGTTCAAAGCTTTCTCCAAAGAAGTATTGTCTCATTTTAACCAGGAGCAATTAGCAGAAGATAGCCGCTGGCATGTGTATAACGCAAACCACCAAAGTCGTTTTCTGGAAGATGTCTTCCGCAGAGATTGTTTAAATGAATTGGAGTTGATGATTCGCAGAAAGCAGACAGAATTTAGTGATGGCATCTTTGCAGACTTTAACCTTGACATAGACTTTAACCTGCACCACGAGCGGCTGGCGAAACTGTGTTTAAGGCTAGAGCAAGCAGACCCGGAAAACAGTAAGGAGCTCCAGGGTCGTCTTCAGGCCTTATTTGGCAAAATGGGCATATTAGAAGATCTGGAAAGGCTGGAGGCAGATGTTGAGCTGGCGTTCCCGGAGCAGGCTAGTAAACCATCTTTTGGACAGCTGGCAGATGCAACCCGTGAGATCTCTGTTCTTTCCCGTATTGAAAGAATATATCAGGGTTTGAACCAGCATCCGGCAAAAACATTGTCCGGCTTCCAGGCTAGCGCGACTGTAAGCTCCTCTACTATTCCGGTCAAATCAAAAAAATTGATTTACAAAGGAAACTCCTTACCGGCAACTAATGCCGAAGTGACTGGAGCCAATGGCGAGGAGGAGGTTTTGGGCTATCTCATCAGATATTTTCTGCATGTAGAAAGACCAGAAGACAGAAAACAGGCTCTCGATGAGGTATTCAAATTAATCTGTACTGTCTTAGGCAAAGACGAACCAGCCTTAGAGAAACATAGAAATTTTTATCAGACCTGCCTCGATTATATAGAGGATGAACCAGCACTTGCCAAAGCCCTTATTCCATTCTATTACCTAACCCTGCACTATAAATTTGCTTTCACAGATCTGGTTGCATGGTATGAGGGGCAGGCGGTATTAGTAGAAGTAAAAACCACTCAAAGTCCAAGGAATAACAATTTCAGGATCACAGGGAGTGAGGTTAATGTGGCAAGATCCAGAAAAAATTACCTGATTGTTCGGGTAACACCTAATGAGCTGATCTTTATGGGTAATCCCATTTATGGAGTGTTGAATAAAATTGAAGAAATACGGGGAGAAAACTTCAGGATACAACCTTACGGCTACACTTTTGAGTTTGATAAACAGAAATTGCTAGCTGACACATCTTCAAACTAA
- a CDS encoding OmpA family protein, with product MMRHYKTLGALALLVALNGCGPFKSSLSKGDKDFKQGEYQLAIEHYQAALKNSRNARTANFKLAEAYRLSNRLPQAEPFYKAAIDAGQKSEETLFRYGMALKAVGRYEEAAAQLQQYLAVAANKTFIAIASREVENLKQVPAILNTPTYQVIEPFKAANTAASDFGPVVHQGQLMFASTRETQVYKGNGEGFQDLYVVTQNDTTGSAVSFGEPVNSVGIHEATPTFTNEGRTMIFARSNSGKKKGRQDVDLFVSQFKTGKWSDPTILSFNDDAAWDATPAFSPDGKTLYFSSDRRGGQGGNDIWSATLDEGGRFSRPVNLGAPINTPGNESFPHVAPDGTLYIASDGHPGLGGLDLFRINGDSIINLGAPLNTVGDDFAIFYIDKDRGYFSSNRAGGQGGDDIYGFEKRQPKLVNFFVDGRVVERNDKTNATTAMGNIRVTLQNAQGQKVAETVSTAGGAFSFKLDTASVYSVLAEREGYFAARQSVITQGKTPPQSQLTQPLTEIRLTTTLTLTKIVKNKAIVVENIFYDFDKANIRPDAAIELDKLVQTLVDNPKITIELSSHTDSRGNDLYNQDLSQRRAQSAVDYIISKGIDKNRITAKGYGESRPVVKNAKTEAEHQRNRRTEFKVTRIDE from the coding sequence ATGATGCGACACTACAAAACGCTTGGGGCACTGGCCCTTCTAGTTGCTCTCAACGGGTGCGGCCCGTTTAAATCGTCTTTGTCTAAAGGCGACAAGGACTTTAAGCAGGGAGAATACCAACTGGCCATTGAGCACTACCAAGCCGCTTTAAAGAACAGTCGCAACGCCAGAACGGCCAACTTTAAACTAGCCGAAGCCTACCGCCTGTCTAACCGACTTCCGCAGGCCGAACCGTTTTACAAAGCCGCCATTGACGCTGGGCAGAAGAGCGAGGAAACCTTGTTCCGCTACGGCATGGCCCTGAAAGCCGTGGGTAGATATGAAGAGGCCGCCGCCCAACTACAGCAATACTTAGCAGTAGCCGCCAACAAGACCTTTATTGCCATTGCCAGCCGCGAGGTAGAGAACCTCAAGCAGGTACCGGCTATCTTGAATACACCTACCTACCAGGTAATTGAGCCTTTTAAAGCCGCCAACACGGCAGCCTCAGACTTCGGGCCGGTAGTGCACCAAGGGCAGTTGATGTTTGCCTCTACCCGTGAGACCCAGGTGTACAAGGGCAACGGCGAAGGCTTCCAGGATTTATATGTGGTCACCCAGAATGACACCACGGGCAGTGCGGTTTCTTTTGGGGAGCCTGTGAACTCTGTAGGCATCCATGAAGCCACGCCTACGTTCACCAACGAAGGTCGCACCATGATTTTTGCCCGAAGCAACAGCGGCAAGAAGAAAGGCCGCCAAGACGTGGATTTGTTTGTGTCCCAGTTCAAGACTGGCAAATGGTCTGACCCTACCATCTTAAGTTTCAACGATGATGCCGCCTGGGATGCCACACCGGCGTTCTCGCCAGACGGTAAAACCTTATATTTCTCCTCAGACCGCCGCGGTGGCCAGGGAGGCAATGATATCTGGAGCGCTACCTTAGATGAAGGTGGTCGTTTCTCGCGTCCGGTCAATCTGGGAGCTCCCATCAACACACCGGGCAATGAATCGTTTCCGCACGTAGCGCCAGATGGCACTTTGTACATCGCCTCAGACGGGCATCCGGGCTTGGGCGGGCTGGACTTGTTCAGAATCAATGGGGACTCTATTATCAACCTAGGTGCGCCTTTGAATACCGTAGGCGATGACTTTGCCATCTTCTACATAGACAAAGACAGAGGGTATTTCTCTTCTAACCGTGCTGGTGGCCAAGGAGGAGATGATATTTATGGCTTTGAGAAGCGTCAGCCTAAGCTGGTTAACTTCTTCGTGGACGGCCGCGTGGTAGAACGTAATGACAAAACCAACGCCACCACGGCCATGGGCAATATTCGCGTCACCTTGCAGAACGCCCAAGGACAGAAAGTGGCGGAGACTGTTTCTACTGCTGGTGGTGCTTTCAGCTTTAAGCTGGACACGGCCAGCGTGTATTCTGTCTTGGCAGAGCGCGAAGGCTACTTTGCCGCCCGTCAGTCAGTGATTACACAGGGCAAAACGCCGCCGCAAAGCCAACTGACTCAACCACTCACCGAGATTAGACTCACCACCACGCTCACGCTCACTAAGATTGTGAAGAACAAAGCCATTGTGGTGGAGAACATCTTCTATGACTTTGACAAAGCCAACATTAGACCGGACGCGGCCATTGAGCTAGACAAGCTGGTGCAGACTTTGGTGGACAATCCTAAAATCACCATTGAGTTGAGCTCGCATACAGACAGCCGTGGTAATGATTTGTACAACCAGGATTTGTCACAGCGCAGGGCCCAAAGTGCCGTGGATTACATTATCTCCAAAGGCATTGACAAGAACCGCATCACGGCCAAAGGATATGGCGAGTCAAGACCAGTGGTGAAGAATGCTAAAACCGAGGCTGAGCACCAACGCAACCGCCGCACGGAGTTCAAGGTAACCCGCATTGACGAGTAA
- a CDS encoding AIR synthase related protein — protein MENRYLQRGVSASKEDVHNAIQNIDKGLFPKAFCKIIPDLLVGDPEYCNIMHADGAGTKSALAYLYWKETGDLSVWKGIAQDAIVMNTDDLLCVGATENILLSSTIGRNKNLVPGEVIAAIINGTEEVLQMLRDNGIGIYSTGGETADVGDLVRTIIVDSTVTARMKRSEVISNHTIQPGDVIVGFASYGQATYESEYNGGMGSNGLTSARHDVFANYLAQAYPESFDPAVPSDLVYSGSCKLTDVNEETGLTVGKLVLSPTRTYAPLVQAILKDYRSQLHGMVHCSGGAQTKVLHFTENVHIIKDNLLPVPPLFRLIQEQSNTSWQEMYKVFNMGHRLELYVPQEIAEDLVNIGKSFNIDSQIIGRVEASEKNELTIKSPYGEFYYEG, from the coding sequence ATGGAAAACCGGTACCTGCAACGCGGCGTGTCTGCCTCCAAAGAAGATGTGCACAACGCCATCCAGAACATTGACAAAGGCCTCTTCCCCAAAGCCTTCTGCAAAATCATCCCAGACCTGTTGGTAGGCGACCCCGAGTACTGCAACATCATGCACGCCGACGGCGCCGGCACCAAATCTGCGCTAGCATATCTGTACTGGAAAGAAACCGGCGACCTCTCCGTCTGGAAAGGCATTGCCCAAGACGCCATTGTCATGAACACCGATGACCTGCTGTGCGTGGGTGCCACCGAAAACATTTTACTGTCCTCTACCATTGGCCGTAACAAAAACTTGGTGCCCGGCGAGGTGATTGCCGCCATCATCAACGGCACCGAGGAAGTCTTGCAGATGCTACGGGACAACGGCATTGGCATTTACAGCACTGGCGGCGAGACCGCCGACGTGGGCGATTTGGTGCGCACCATCATTGTGGACAGCACCGTGACGGCCCGCATGAAACGCTCTGAGGTCATTTCCAACCACACCATCCAGCCCGGCGATGTGATTGTAGGCTTCGCGTCGTACGGACAGGCGACCTATGAGAGCGAATACAACGGCGGCATGGGCAGCAACGGCCTTACCAGCGCCCGTCATGACGTCTTCGCCAATTACCTGGCCCAGGCCTACCCAGAAAGCTTTGACCCCGCGGTGCCTTCTGATTTGGTATACTCTGGCTCCTGCAAACTCACCGATGTCAATGAAGAAACCGGCCTGACTGTTGGGAAACTAGTCTTGTCACCTACCAGAACCTACGCGCCCTTGGTGCAGGCCATCTTGAAAGACTACCGAAGCCAACTGCACGGCATGGTGCATTGCAGTGGTGGCGCGCAGACCAAGGTGTTGCACTTCACAGAGAACGTCCATATCATCAAAGACAACCTCTTGCCGGTGCCTCCGCTGTTCAGGCTCATTCAAGAGCAAAGCAACACCAGTTGGCAGGAAATGTACAAGGTCTTCAACATGGGCCACCGCCTGGAACTGTACGTGCCTCAGGAAATAGCCGAAGACTTGGTGAACATCGGCAAGTCCTTCAACATAGACTCCCAAATCATTGGCCGCGTAGAAGCGAGTGAGAAGAATGAGTTGACTATTAAGAGCCCGTACGGCGAGTTTTATTACGAAGGGTAA
- a CDS encoding (Fe-S)-binding protein codes for MINSIVFILVAALGIGLFVWQIRKITRNINLGRDKVISGNTPERVNKLLLIAFGQQKMFKRPLPAVLHLFVYVGFLVINIEVLEIFIDGIFGTHRVLGFMGPVYDALIGFNEILAFLVIIACVIFLARRNITKVPRLTTSPEMRAWPKMDANIILMIEIVLMVALFVFNIADQKLHLLRGAELAGAFPITGPLVDLFGSNPESLHLIERTGWWFHIIGILAFMNYLPSSKHLHIVTAFPNVYYSKVEPKGQFSNVESITHEIKAMMDPSYQVPALPEGAEPQKFGVKDVEDLSWKQLLDSYSCTECGRCTSVCPANLTGKLLSPRKIVMDTRDRMEEKGESPLIFDPANYKTESERVKVTEERTLLRGYVTPEELWACTTCNACVESCPVNIDQLSSIMDMRRYLVLEESAAPASLNTMFNNIENNGAPWAFSPSDRFNWADNLFVASKN; via the coding sequence GTGATCAATTCTATCGTCTTTATTCTGGTGGCTGCGCTGGGTATCGGTCTGTTTGTCTGGCAGATCCGCAAGATCACGCGCAACATTAACCTGGGCCGTGACAAAGTCATTTCGGGCAACACGCCAGAGCGCGTCAACAAGCTTTTATTGATTGCCTTTGGGCAACAAAAAATGTTTAAGCGCCCCTTGCCGGCCGTCTTGCACCTGTTTGTCTATGTGGGTTTCCTGGTGATTAACATTGAAGTGCTGGAGATTTTCATTGACGGCATCTTCGGGACGCACCGCGTGCTAGGCTTCATGGGCCCCGTGTATGACGCCTTGATTGGCTTCAATGAGATTCTGGCGTTTTTGGTAATTATTGCCTGCGTTATTTTCCTGGCCCGCCGCAACATCACCAAAGTTCCCCGCCTGACTACCAGCCCAGAGATGCGTGCCTGGCCGAAGATGGACGCCAACATCATTCTGATGATTGAGATCGTGTTGATGGTGGCCTTGTTTGTCTTTAACATAGCTGACCAGAAACTACACCTATTGCGCGGCGCCGAACTGGCGGGCGCGTTCCCCATCACCGGTCCTTTGGTGGACTTGTTCGGGAGCAATCCAGAGTCCTTGCATTTGATAGAGCGCACTGGTTGGTGGTTCCACATCATTGGCATTCTGGCGTTCATGAACTACCTGCCCAGTTCCAAGCACTTGCACATTGTGACCGCGTTCCCTAACGTGTACTACAGCAAAGTAGAGCCGAAGGGCCAGTTCAGCAACGTAGAAAGCATCACGCATGAAATAAAAGCGATGATGGACCCAAGCTATCAGGTACCAGCTTTACCAGAAGGCGCTGAGCCGCAGAAGTTCGGGGTGAAGGACGTGGAAGACCTAAGCTGGAAACAACTCCTGGATTCTTATTCCTGTACCGAGTGCGGCCGTTGTACCAGCGTGTGCCCGGCTAACTTGACGGGTAAGTTGCTATCGCCAAGAAAGATTGTGATGGACACCCGTGACCGCATGGAAGAGAAAGGTGAATCGCCGCTCATCTTTGACCCGGCTAACTACAAAACCGAGTCTGAGCGCGTGAAGGTGACTGAGGAGAGAACTTTGCTACGCGGCTACGTGACGCCAGAAGAACTGTGGGCCTGTACCACTTGCAACGCCTGCGTAGAGTCTTGCCCGGTGAACATTGACCAGCTTTCTTCTATTATGGATATGCGCCGCTACTTGGTGCTAGAAGAATCGGCGGCGCCAGCTTCTTTGAACACCATGTTCAACAACATTGAGAACAACGGTGCGCCATGGGCCTTCTCACCAAGCGACCGCTTCAATTGGGCAGACAACCTGTTCGTGGCCTCCAAAAACTAA
- a CDS encoding entericidin, giving the protein MKKLLTVVALLSFMSCSDMKKGTEAETAETTTTDTTTVTTTDTTTVAADTTKDVSITSDTLTLGAGN; this is encoded by the coding sequence ATGAAAAAATTATTAACCGTTGTGGCGCTTCTTTCCTTTATGTCTTGCTCAGATATGAAAAAGGGCACTGAGGCAGAAACCGCCGAAACCACCACTACTGACACGACTACTGTTACTACTACAGACACCACCACCGTAGCAGCAGATACCACCAAAGACGTTTCCATCACCTCAGACACCTTGACGCTGGGCGCTGGCAACTAA
- a CDS encoding DUF3883 domain-containing protein: MHNKLALIVAYYLARFDRYGLEMLGFISFNNAFVEVAERLGVRKNYVKLRRDEFDFVFPWRQGWKRPMDKQILHVIEMFSDLDEPAVRNIVLKILENQEYQKSEELSIMLQVLQDNDSKHTGNFILRAPTGRKAEEYFIKYFHDNHMPVNGFLKDTRDLGCGYDFEISNVDQTTFIEVKGLSEDAGGVTFTNKEWNTALASGKAYYLVLVKNLNEDPEILFIQNPAFKLKAKQTFYATLQVQWNISENDLRGI, translated from the coding sequence ATGCATAATAAGTTAGCTCTTATAGTTGCCTATTACTTAGCCAGATTTGATAGATATGGCTTAGAGATGCTGGGGTTTATCTCTTTCAATAATGCATTTGTTGAAGTTGCAGAACGTTTAGGAGTAAGGAAAAATTATGTAAAATTGAGAAGAGATGAGTTTGATTTTGTCTTCCCATGGAGACAAGGCTGGAAGCGTCCAATGGATAAACAGATATTACATGTCATTGAGATGTTTTCTGATTTAGATGAGCCCGCTGTTAGGAATATTGTTCTTAAGATTTTAGAAAATCAAGAGTATCAGAAGAGTGAAGAGTTGAGTATTATGCTTCAGGTCCTTCAAGATAATGATTCTAAACATACAGGTAACTTTATATTGCGAGCACCAACAGGAAGGAAGGCTGAAGAGTATTTTATAAAATATTTTCATGATAATCATATGCCTGTAAATGGCTTTCTAAAAGATACCCGCGATTTGGGTTGTGGTTATGATTTTGAAATTAGCAATGTTGACCAAACTACATTTATTGAGGTAAAAGGCCTTTCTGAAGATGCGGGAGGTGTAACTTTTACAAACAAGGAATGGAATACAGCCTTAGCTTCTGGCAAGGCATATTATCTAGTGTTAGTTAAGAATCTTAATGAAGATCCAGAAATATTATTCATTCAGAATCCTGCTTTCAAATTGAAAGCTAAACAAACCTTTTATGCTACTTTACAAGTTCAATGGAATATCTCTGAAAATGATCTTCGTGGCATTTAG
- a CDS encoding (Fe-S)-binding protein — protein MADLAARGESPEVLFWVGCAGAFDDRYKNVTRAFVRILEHVGTKYAVLGMEESCTGDPAKRAGNEFLFQMQAMTNIATLDGYGIKTIVTACPHCFNTIKNEYPALGGNYEVIHHSTFLQNLINEGKVKIQGGGEFKGKRITFHDSCYLGRANDIYEAPREVLAALDADLVEMKRSRANGLCCGAGGAQMWKEPEPGKKDINVERAEEALGTGATIIASACPFCMTMMSDGVKSQNQEDNVQVFDIAELIAQAEGLNA, from the coding sequence ATGGCAGACCTAGCCGCCCGCGGCGAATCTCCGGAAGTATTGTTTTGGGTAGGCTGTGCCGGCGCTTTTGATGACCGTTACAAGAACGTGACCCGTGCCTTTGTGCGCATCTTGGAGCACGTGGGCACCAAGTACGCCGTGCTGGGCATGGAAGAATCCTGCACCGGCGACCCTGCCAAGCGCGCTGGTAACGAGTTCCTGTTCCAGATGCAGGCCATGACCAACATCGCCACACTAGACGGCTACGGCATTAAAACCATTGTGACGGCCTGTCCGCATTGCTTCAACACCATCAAGAACGAGTACCCGGCCTTAGGCGGAAACTACGAAGTCATTCACCACTCCACCTTCTTGCAAAACCTTATCAATGAGGGCAAGGTAAAGATTCAGGGAGGCGGCGAGTTCAAAGGCAAGCGCATCACGTTCCATGACTCATGCTACCTGGGCCGCGCCAATGACATTTATGAAGCTCCGCGCGAAGTGTTAGCCGCTTTGGATGCCGACCTGGTAGAAATGAAGCGTAGCCGCGCCAACGGTTTGTGCTGTGGGGCTGGTGGTGCCCAGATGTGGAAAGAGCCAGAGCCAGGTAAGAAAGACATCAACGTAGAACGCGCCGAAGAAGCCTTAGGCACCGGTGCCACCATCATTGCCAGCGCGTGTCCGTTCTGTATGACCATGATGTCTGATGGCGTAAAAAGCCAAAACCAAGAAGATAACGTACAAGTATTTGATATTGCAGAACTGATAGCCCAGGCCGAAGGTTTGAACGCCTAG